In Xyrauchen texanus isolate HMW12.3.18 chromosome 13, RBS_HiC_50CHRs, whole genome shotgun sequence, a single genomic region encodes these proteins:
- the fkbp5 gene encoding peptidyl-prolyl cis-trans isomerase FKBP5 yields MRGTGTQREILGTLVCASDEMSSLEDIFSNNQCPTAVFTSQGTDVTPNSDRGVCKIVNQHGVEGENPMIGDKVCVHYTGRLLNGKKFDSSFDRKEPFVFNVGKGQVIKALDIGVCSMQKGEVCLLLCKPEYAYGSSGSPPKVPPNATLVFEIELLSFRGEDLTEDGGIIRRIKVKGEGYNNPNEGATVHVHLKGWRGGRLFESRDVIFVVGESEDEGVPLGVDRAMEKMRKGECCLLYLKPKYGYGKEGKAEYEIGSNAELLYEVTLKDFEKAKESWEMDLKEKIDCAVFVKQKGTQYFKAGLYNHAVIQYQRIVIWLEMECGAGMEQLQAIQALLLVAHLNLALCYLRLREYSQAVENCNKVMELDPENEKALYRRGEARLLRNEFSLALGDFRQVLQVNSFNRAARSQIAICKCKIREHHERDKKIYANMFQRFAEHDAKVGKLKRKKDSGLSDQNKQSLKSPRLSQDGS; encoded by the exons gggAACACTGGTATGTGCGAGTGATGAGATGTCATCTTTAGAGGACATTTTTTCCAATAACCAGTGCCCAACTGCTGTCTTTACCTCCCAAGGCACTGATGTCACTCCAAATAGTGACCGGGGTGTATGTAAG ATTGTGAATCAACATGGTGTGGAGGGCGAAAATCCGATGATTGGGGACAAAGTGTGTGTCCACTACACAGGCAGACTCCTTAATGGGAAGAAGTTTGACTCCAGTTTTGACCGGAAGGAACCTTTTGTTTTCAATGTTGGAAAAG GTCAGGTGATCAAAGCATTGGACATTGGTGTGTGTTCAATGCAGAAAGGAGAAGTTTGCTTGCTGCTCTGCAAGCCTGAATATGCTTATGGTTCATCTGGTAGCCCCCCAAAGGTCCCTCCTAATGCCACTCTTGTGTTTGAG ATTGAGCTGTTGAGCTTCAGAGGAGAGGATCTTACAGAGGATGGCGGAATCATTAGGAGAATAAAGGTCAAAGGTGAAGGCTATAACAATCCGAATGAAGGGGCCACAGTCCATG TACACTTGAAGGGTTGGCGTGGAGGTCGTTTATTTGAGTCTCGCGATGTAATTTTTGTGGTGGGAGAATCAGAGGATGAGGGTGTTCCTTTAGGAGTGGACAGGGCCATGGAGAAAATGCGAAAGGGGGAATGCTGTTTATTATACCTAAAACCCAA GTACGGTTATGGCAAAGAGGGTAAGGCAGAATATGAGATCGGATCAAATGCAGAACTGCTGTATGAGGTGACCCTTAAAGATTTTGAAAAG GCCAAAGAATCCTGGGAAATGGACCTTAAAGAGAAAATTGATTGTGCCGTTTTTGTCAAACAAAAAGGGACACAGTATTTCAAG GCTGGACTGTACAACCATGCTGTAATTCAGTACCAGCGGATTGTGATCTGGTTAGAGATGGAGTGTGGGGCAGGAATGGAGCAGCTGCAAGCCATCCAGGCACTCCTTTTAGTGGCCCATCTGAATCTGGCCCTGTGCTACCTGCGCTTGCGCGAGTACTCTCAGGCTGTGGAGAACTGCAATAAG GTGATGGAGCTGGACCCAGAGAATGAGAAAGCTCTGTATCGGCGTGGTGAAGCACGTCTGTTACGGAATGAGTTCAGCCTGGCCCTTGGAGACTTCAGGCAGGTTCTGCAAGTCAACTCCTTCAACCGTGCTGCCCGCAGCCAGATCGCCATCTGTAAGTGCAAGATTCGGGAGCACCATGAGCGTGATAAGAAGATTTATGCAAATATGTTCCAGAGGTTTGCCGAACACGATGCCAAG GTGGGCAAATTAAAAAGGAAGAAAGACAGTGGACTTTCAGATCAGAATAAGCAGAGCCTAAAGAGTCCTCGTCTAAGTCAGGATGGCTCCTAA